The DNA sequence TGTTCTGCAGTGCTTCAAAAAATGCCGCGCCAGGACCCAATTCCCAATGACCATTGATCGCTGTTTTTTCCTCGGCGGCAATTTCCCAATACGCTTCAAAACCCCGGAAGTGATCGATGCGAATCACATCAAACAAGCCAAGCTGGGTGGCCATACGCTGATTCCACCAGGCGAAATTTTGTTGTGCCAACACATCCCAGTTGTACAGCGGATTACCCCAGCGCTGCCCGGTGGCAGAAAAATAATCGGGCGGCACGCCCGCCACCACCGTTGGCTGGCCACGCTCATCCAGCCGGAAAATTTCGGGATTGCCCCAGACATCCGCGCTGTCATGCGCGACAAAAATTGGCATATCGCCAAACAGGCCCACGCCTTTTTGCCGGGCATAATCGCGAATTCCCTGCCACTGGGTAAAAAATACAAACTGCTCGAAACGAAACGCTTCAACCTCTTTTGCCAATTGGCTTGCCCACTGCTGCAATGCACTGGCATCGCGATCACGCAACGGCTTTGGCCAATCACACCAGGACACGCCGTTATAATGCAGCTTCAACGCGCGAAACAGCGAATAGTCGTCCAACCAGCTCGACTGCGTTTGACAAAATTCACGATACGCGCGCTTATCGCTCTCAGTAGCCTGACGACCAAATCCTTGCGCCGCAAAATATTTACGCTCATCCGCCACACTGCGAGATTCGGCATCCGTCAGCCAAGAGCGGGAAACGGCATACTGCCAGTCAATCAGCGCAGGATCGCCGGCATGCACAGACATCGATTGATAGGGAGAACGATCACCATGAGGCGGCCCCAGCGGCAATACCTGCCACAAGGAAAATCCCGCTTCCGCGAGAAAATCAACAAACCTGTACGCGTCCACGCCCAGTACGCCAGACGGCAAACTGGTCGGATGCAGTAACACGCCAGCACTACGGGTTTGAACATCAAACACAGGACTTCCTCGGCTTGTTAGTTTTGCTTGCCTTGACGCATCACACCGCCTGCAGCGGGATCACCGCCACCCTGACTGATTGCCTGCTGCAAAACTTCGGGCACAGGCAAACCAATCAACTGATA is a window from the Gammaproteobacteria bacterium genome containing:
- the malQ gene encoding 4-alpha-glucanotransferase, whose protein sequence is MFDVQTRSAGVLLHPTSLPSGVLGVDAYRFVDFLAEAGFSLWQVLPLGPPHGDRSPYQSMSVHAGDPALIDWQYAVSRSWLTDAESRSVADERKYFAAQGFGRQATESDKRAYREFCQTQSSWLDDYSLFRALKLHYNGVSWCDWPKPLRDRDASALQQWASQLAKEVEAFRFEQFVFFTQWQGIRDYARQKGVGLFGDMPIFVAHDSADVWGNPEIFRLDERGQPTVVAGVPPDYFSATGQRWGNPLYNWDVLAQQNFAWWNQRMATQLGLFDVIRIDHFRGFEAYWEIAAEEKTAINGHWELGPGAAFFEALQNKFGEQLPLVAEDLGVITEQVEALREAFHLPGMKILQFAFGGGADNPYLPHNHAQNSVVYTGTHDNNTTLGWWQEQPASVRQHVCDYLMCNESAMPVALVRSALASRSRWCVLPLQDLLMLDGQHRMNVPGTEKGNWSWRFAWDQFQPELATQCRQWLGLYGRLLPR